A genome region from Clostridium pasteurianum includes the following:
- a CDS encoding helix-turn-helix domain-containing protein: MKLSKLAREKGFTSMYQLSKKAHVGVSTLSEIENGIRMDIRLNTAVKIAHALGVSVEKINLCIGDAVEDENKKSYY; encoded by the coding sequence ATGAAATTGTCTAAATTAGCAAGAGAAAAAGGGTTCACATCAATGTATCAATTATCAAAAAAAGCACATGTTGGTGTGTCAACATTATCTGAAATAGAAAATGGAATAAGAATGGATATAAGATTAAACACAGCAGTTAAAATTGCACATGCATTAGGTGTTTCGGTTGAAAAAATTAATTTATGTATTGGGGATGCAGTAGAAGATGAAAACAAAAAAAGTTATTATTAA
- a CDS encoding ATP-binding protein: MHGCPCGNYGSDRECTCTEYQRKRYLSKLSSAIIDRIDIFSSVNSIKYEEIEKKFVSESSKDIRTRVIKVRKIQEERFKNDNIQYNSQMQKKHIDKYCKLNSNGTNIMKKLFSNFQISTRAYTRILKVSRTIADMNNRREIDSKDVIEALQYRKFIGGKIV, encoded by the coding sequence CTGCACGGATGTCCTTGCGGTAACTATGGCTCGGATAGAGAATGTACCTGTACAGAATATCAAAGGAAAAGATATTTATCAAAATTATCAAGTGCCATTATTGATAGAATAGATATATTTTCTTCAGTTAATTCAATTAAATATGAAGAAATTGAAAAAAAATTTGTGTCAGAAAGTTCAAAAGATATACGTACCAGAGTAATTAAAGTACGAAAAATACAAGAAGAACGATTTAAAAATGATAATATACAGTATAATTCGCAAATGCAAAAAAAGCACATTGACAAATACTGCAAATTAAATAGTAATGGTACAAATATAATGAAAAAACTATTTTCAAACTTTCAAATAAGCACGAGGGCATATACAAGGATATTAAAAGTATCACGAACAATTGCAGATATGAATAACAGACGTGAAATAGATTCAAAAGATGTAATTGAAGCTTTACAATATAGAAAATTTATAGGTGGAAAAATAGTGTAA
- the ylqF gene encoding ribosome biogenesis GTPase YlqF: MVNSINWFPGHMAKTRREIRENLKLVDVVIEIRDARIVYSSSNPDIDNICKDKPRIILLNKSDLAEKAVTDKWINSLSNKNVKAIPVNCLQGKGLNSIKSVINSLLKEKLERMASKGIKEYTIRAMVVGIPNVGKSSFINKMAKNKIAKVGNKPGLTKSKQWIKTNLGIELMDTPGVLWPKFQDEVVGLNLALTGAIKDEIMDIEELSLKLIKVLQKNCPEKLIERYRIDTIDDDALINMQNIAAKRGALLKGGETDYNRVSIMLIDEFRSGKIGKISLERP; encoded by the coding sequence ATGGTAAATTCAATAAATTGGTTTCCAGGCCATATGGCAAAAACAAGAAGAGAAATAAGAGAAAATTTAAAATTAGTTGATGTAGTAATTGAAATAAGAGATGCTAGAATCGTATATTCTAGTAGTAACCCTGATATAGATAATATATGCAAAGACAAACCTAGGATAATTCTTTTGAATAAATCTGATTTAGCAGAAAAGGCTGTAACAGATAAATGGATAAATTCTTTATCTAATAAAAATGTAAAAGCTATTCCTGTAAATTGCCTTCAAGGTAAAGGATTAAATAGCATAAAATCTGTTATTAACAGTTTACTTAAAGAAAAGCTTGAAAGAATGGCTTCAAAGGGTATTAAGGAGTACACTATACGTGCAATGGTTGTAGGTATACCTAATGTAGGAAAATCTTCATTTATAAACAAAATGGCTAAAAACAAGATTGCTAAAGTAGGCAATAAACCAGGGTTAACTAAAAGTAAGCAGTGGATAAAAACTAATCTAGGAATAGAGCTTATGGATACTCCTGGAGTATTATGGCCTAAATTCCAGGATGAAGTAGTAGGACTTAATCTTGCACTTACAGGAGCAATAAAAGATGAAATAATGGATATAGAAGAGCTTTCATTAAAGCTTATAAAGGTTCTGCAAAAAAATTGTCCTGAAAAACTTATAGAAAGATATAGGATTGATACTATAGATGATGATGCTCTTATCAATATGCAAAATATAGCAGCCAAAAGAGGAGCATTATTAAAAGGCGGAGAGACGGATTACAACAGAGTATCTATAATGCTTATTGATGAATTTAGATCAGGAAAAATAGGAAAAATTTCTTTAGAAAGGCCGTGA
- a CDS encoding ribonuclease HII — MSFKEIKNTLDDMEEERRLSAAHSILDDSRKNVQSLGRKIINAYNKKQNEITRVRKLYEFDKRFGNILIAGVDEVGRGPLAGPIVGAAVILDLNVTNDSDLILGINDSKKVSAKKREELSKIIKEKALAYEIALLDNNEIDEKGISWCNNEIFRIACSKLKVKPELVISDGYSVKGLNIRNNYIIKGDAQSASIACASIIAKVYRDDLMHKLSKLYPQYGFESNVGYGSREHIDAIKEYGVCPIHRMSFLKNII, encoded by the coding sequence ATGAGTTTTAAGGAAATAAAAAATACTTTGGATGATATGGAAGAAGAAAGAAGATTAAGTGCCGCACATTCAATATTAGACGACAGCAGAAAAAATGTTCAATCTTTAGGAAGAAAAATTATAAATGCATACAATAAAAAACAAAATGAAATTACAAGAGTTAGAAAGTTATATGAATTTGATAAAAGGTTTGGAAATATATTAATTGCCGGAGTAGATGAGGTTGGCAGAGGACCTCTTGCAGGTCCGATAGTTGGTGCTGCGGTAATACTTGATTTAAATGTAACAAATGATTCAGATCTTATTTTAGGTATAAATGATTCAAAAAAAGTAAGTGCAAAAAAAAGAGAAGAACTATCTAAAATTATAAAAGAAAAGGCACTTGCATATGAAATAGCTCTTCTGGATAATAACGAAATTGATGAAAAGGGAATAAGCTGGTGCAATAATGAAATATTTAGAATAGCATGCAGTAAACTTAAAGTTAAACCTGAACTTGTAATATCAGATGGATACTCTGTAAAAGGACTAAACATAAGAAATAACTATATTATAAAAGGTGATGCACAAAGTGCAAGTATAGCATGTGCTTCTATAATAGCTAAAGTATATAGAGATGATTTAATGCATAAATTGTCAAAATTATATCCTCAATATGGTTTTGAAAGTAATGTAGGGTATGGTTCCAGAGAACATATAGATGCAATTAAGGAATATGGCGTTTGTCCAATACATCGTATGAGTTTTTTGAAAAACATTATATAA
- a CDS encoding sigma-70 family RNA polymerase sigma factor, whose product MGEQELKEVIERAKNGDTEAKEIIINFSMKYIKNAANRFHLNNKKLSVDDLVQDGVIAVLVAINYYDMKHDVKFSTYVYEIINLTILNSIKKRHMTVRVPQGVLIHNSFDILSLDENINKVETLLDKIKYKENKFDYIDDYAKWQSIFEKNLTQLEEKVILKFYFENKTIDCIAHELNVDKRKVYVLKHKALKKLKKLKRYYEEEF is encoded by the coding sequence ATGGGAGAACAGGAATTAAAAGAGGTAATTGAAAGAGCTAAAAATGGAGATACAGAAGCTAAAGAAATTATAATAAACTTCAGCATGAAATACATTAAAAATGCAGCAAATAGATTTCATTTAAACAATAAAAAATTATCAGTAGATGATCTTGTTCAGGATGGTGTTATTGCTGTATTGGTGGCAATAAATTATTATGATATGAAACATGATGTTAAGTTTTCAACTTATGTTTATGAAATTATAAATTTAACAATTTTAAACAGTATAAAAAAAAGACATATGACAGTAAGAGTGCCACAGGGAGTTTTGATTCATAATTCGTTTGATATTTTATCATTAGATGAAAATATTAATAAAGTTGAAACTTTATTAGATAAAATTAAATATAAAGAAAATAAATTTGATTATATAGATGATTATGCAAAATGGCAAAGCATATTTGAAAAGAATCTAACACAGCTAGAAGAAAAAGTGATACTAAAATTTTATTTTGAAAATAAAACAATTGATTGTATAGCACATGAATTAAATGTGGATAAAAGAAAAGTATATGTATTGAAGCATAAAGCACTAAAAAAGTTAAAAAAATTGAAAAGGTATTATGAGGAGGAATTTTAG
- a CDS encoding helix-turn-helix domain-containing protein, which yields MEVSILGKNIKNIREKKGMNAYTLSKKAHVGASTISEIESGIRQNLNSSTVMKVANALGVSFDYLYKAETNTEYVIEDIEDALEMVLNSEELKLDDTKLNDNEQQQLKIAITSALNIIRFNRKNVEERTNK from the coding sequence ATGGAAGTTTCTATATTAGGGAAGAACATTAAAAATATTAGAGAAAAAAAAGGTATGAATGCATATACACTGTCTAAAAAAGCGCACGTAGGTGCATCAACTATATCTGAGATAGAAAGCGGAATTAGGCAAAACCTAAATAGTTCAACTGTTATGAAAGTTGCAAATGCACTCGGAGTTTCATTTGACTATTTGTATAAAGCAGAAACTAATACTGAATATGTCATAGAAGATATTGAAGATGCCCTTGAAATGGTATTAAACAGCGAGGAATTAAAATTAGATGATACTAAATTAAATGATAATGAACAACAACAATTAAAAATTGCCATTACATCTGCACTAAATATCATTAGATTTAATAGAAAAAATGTAGAGGAGAGAACTAATAAATGA
- the lepB gene encoding signal peptidase I: MVKSLIEFGKSILVAVIAAAFIILFVFETVSVDGTSMYSTLQNNDRLIIEKVSYHFTFPQKGDIIVFKCPSDTSKKFIKRVIAVQGDKVKILDDKVYVNGTQLNEKYAYYMNKQVTDDLRVHNFDEKTVPQNTVFVLGDNRYNSLDSRFENEVGFVNKKLIIGKEALRIYPFNKIGKVR; encoded by the coding sequence TTGGTTAAAAGCTTAATTGAGTTTGGAAAATCTATATTGGTAGCAGTTATTGCTGCAGCGTTTATAATTTTATTTGTTTTTGAAACTGTAAGTGTAGACGGAACATCAATGTATAGCACACTTCAAAATAATGATAGATTAATAATTGAGAAGGTTTCTTATCATTTCACTTTTCCCCAAAAAGGGGATATAATAGTATTTAAATGCCCTAGTGATACAAGCAAAAAATTCATAAAAAGAGTTATAGCCGTTCAAGGGGATAAAGTTAAAATTTTAGATGATAAAGTTTATGTTAATGGAACTCAGTTAAATGAAAAATATGCTTACTATATGAATAAGCAAGTTACAGATGATCTTAGAGTTCATAATTTTGATGAAAAGACAGTTCCGCAAAATACAGTTTTTGTACTTGGAGATAATAGATATAATAGTTTAGATAGTAGATTTGAAAATGAAGTTGGTTTTGTAAATAAAAAACTCATAATAGGAAAAGAAGCTTTGAGAATTTATCCTTTTAATAAAATAGGAAAGGTAAGGTAA
- a CDS encoding recombinase family protein produces the protein MKKVALYCRVSSDDQKERGTIENQIETLVSYIKYIKTNKDIDIYGQYLDDGVSGAIEFVNRPAGSKLVKDASDGLFNIVLVWKIDRFGRDTLTGLKTVESLRKYNVEIMSMTEPFDLNTPAGRFQFITYLNMAELERNNILDRLFLGATIAAKKGKWMGGIVPYGYEKNNDGFLEINNNEAKIIREIFDMYTNKRFSTIDIAVYLNNLGIPSSCGKGKGKRTKKVSGKWRCSSIDRILNSTTYKGIHEYGKRATRRKKTIIRKVPAIVSEEIWNKAQIVKEKNKLISKRNIKRRQYLLRGLISCGICGYNYYGISYTNKSSVYACRGKLGKENKKILNIKCNNLNINANLLENEVWQTCLDILKNYNKYIKHLKQKSSNNNNDNIKNALDKLNSNLANKNSEKEKILSLFRKNIINEEDVKNQLLDIQEEEKKLLNLINNLKTNKRHNNNENKLIHNMSDKLEYYKSKLDKLEFQDKYDIVHILVKKITIDTTIKYGQKVPKATIKYNLVSPLVNDCQSVKFSNCTDVLAVTMARIENVPVQNIKGKDIYQNYQVPLLIE, from the coding sequence ATGAAAAAAGTAGCACTCTATTGTAGAGTAAGTTCTGATGATCAGAAAGAACGTGGAACCATAGAAAATCAAATTGAAACTCTTGTTTCATACATTAAATATATTAAAACAAATAAAGATATCGACATATATGGTCAATACTTAGATGATGGTGTAAGTGGTGCCATTGAATTTGTTAATAGACCCGCTGGATCAAAACTAGTTAAAGATGCATCAGATGGTCTTTTCAATATCGTTTTAGTTTGGAAAATAGATAGATTTGGCAGAGATACACTTACTGGATTAAAAACAGTTGAATCTTTACGGAAATATAATGTTGAAATAATGAGTATGACTGAACCATTTGATTTAAATACTCCAGCAGGACGATTTCAATTCATTACATATCTAAATATGGCTGAATTAGAACGCAATAATATACTTGACAGATTATTTCTTGGTGCTACCATAGCTGCTAAAAAAGGTAAATGGATGGGAGGAATCGTGCCATATGGATACGAAAAAAATAATGATGGCTTTTTAGAAATCAATAATAATGAAGCTAAAATAATACGTGAAATTTTTGATATGTACACAAATAAAAGATTTAGTACTATAGATATAGCTGTATACTTAAACAATTTAGGTATACCATCTAGTTGCGGAAAAGGTAAAGGAAAAAGGACAAAAAAAGTGAGTGGTAAATGGCGATGTAGTTCAATAGATAGAATTTTGAATAGTACAACCTATAAAGGTATACATGAATATGGCAAACGTGCTACTAGAAGGAAAAAAACTATTATAAGAAAAGTACCCGCCATCGTTTCTGAAGAAATTTGGAATAAAGCACAAATAGTGAAAGAAAAGAACAAATTAATTTCCAAAAGAAATATCAAAAGGAGACAATATCTTTTGCGAGGCCTTATATCATGTGGTATTTGTGGATATAATTATTATGGAATAAGTTATACAAATAAAAGTTCTGTATATGCCTGTAGGGGAAAGCTAGGAAAAGAAAATAAAAAGATTCTAAATATAAAATGTAACAATCTTAATATAAATGCAAATCTCCTTGAAAATGAAGTATGGCAAACATGTTTAGATATACTTAAAAATTATAATAAGTATATCAAACATTTAAAACAAAAATCATCAAACAATAACAATGATAATATAAAAAATGCGTTAGATAAATTGAATTCTAATTTAGCTAATAAAAATAGCGAAAAGGAAAAAATATTGAGTTTATTTAGAAAAAACATCATTAATGAAGAAGATGTTAAAAATCAACTGCTTGATATTCAAGAAGAAGAAAAGAAATTGTTAAACTTAATCAACAATTTGAAAACAAACAAGAGGCATAATAATAATGAAAATAAATTAATACATAATATGTCTGATAAACTTGAATACTATAAATCAAAACTAGATAAACTTGAATTCCAAGACAAGTATGATATAGTTCATATACTTGTAAAAAAAATAACTATAGATACTACTATTAAATATGGTCAAAAAGTTCCTAAAGCAACTATAAAATATAACCTTGTATCACCTTTAGTAAATGATTGTCAAAGTGTCAAATTTTCAAACTGCACGGATGTCCTTGCGGTAACTATGGCTCGGATAGAGAATGTACCTGTACAGAATATCAAAGGAAAAGATATTTATCAAAATTATCAAGTGCCATTATTGATAGAATAG
- a CDS encoding PrgI family mobile element protein: protein MRYFKVPFNINEEDKVIGGYVSLRQFGWIIFAAFFISILFLFNRNYMTIHRVLGHSPEINIHPISLTIRIIFAFGIVIFSALCAFYKVDDTYNFDKYLFKMIKFKFRNKVFKFRK from the coding sequence ATGAGATATTTTAAAGTACCATTTAACATAAATGAAGAGGACAAAGTAATAGGTGGATATGTTTCTTTAAGGCAGTTTGGATGGATAATCTTTGCTGCATTTTTTATTTCAATATTATTTCTTTTTAATAGAAATTATATGACTATACACAGAGTATTAGGGCATTCACCGGAGATAAATATTCATCCAATATCTCTTACTATAAGGATTATATTTGCATTTGGAATAGTTATTTTTTCAGCTTTATGTGCTTTTTATAAAGTAGATGATACCTATAATTTTGATAAATACTTATTCAAGATGATTAAGTTTAAATTTAGAAATAAAGTATTTAAATTTAGAAAATGA
- a CDS encoding YraN family protein produces MHNLNKKVGDYGEKIAVLYLKKLGYIIRNKNYRCRLGELDIIAQDKSCIMFTEVKARYNDTYGFPVEAVNRRKRLKIYNTAKYYISDKRLSNYNFRFDVIEIVFNYQDDSYELNFIPNAF; encoded by the coding sequence ATGCATAATTTAAATAAAAAAGTGGGAGATTATGGCGAAAAAATTGCTGTACTTTACTTAAAAAAATTAGGCTATATTATACGTAATAAAAATTATAGATGCAGATTAGGAGAATTAGATATAATTGCACAAGACAAAAGTTGCATTATGTTTACAGAAGTTAAAGCACGGTATAATGATACATATGGATTTCCTGTAGAAGCCGTTAATCGCAGAAAAAGACTAAAAATCTACAACACAGCTAAATATTATATTTCAGATAAAAGACTATCAAATTATAATTTTAGGTTCGATGTAATAGAAATAGTATTTAATTATCAAGATGATTCTTATGAATTAAACTTTATACCAAATGCTTTTTAA